Proteins encoded in a region of the Frondihabitans sp. 762G35 genome:
- a CDS encoding ATP-binding protein: protein MTTRALTEPSPFSPGYGRRPLVFGGHDDELSELSEVFASLDFGESQSVLISGLRGSGKTSMLARLQDAARDEGWLVISDDASAGLMERVMETTIPALLGGLSPDSRARLTGLGIWKLDAQWEYVDRHREIRPLLRRDLVALSEILAEERRPAGILITIDEVSSGKVRLRELSRFALEISHAIGEGANIMVAFAGIKIDLDALVEQEHTTFLRRSRELDFRRLSPTQTRHVLSESIRIGGKTIDEAALDLLVSVSQGYPYLVQLAGDYAWRSSGTNAVISVHDAESAHIRAVAAVERRVISRVYQDLSEKDQEFVAAMAVDEGRSRIADIVDRMGVSAQYVQVYKKRLIGSGYVQSDGHGHVIFSLPYLRDYIRSMSRERVDSPVSDDLENYPPRPVTADDGREA, encoded by the coding sequence ATGACGACGCGAGCCCTCACCGAACCTAGTCCGTTCAGCCCCGGCTACGGTCGACGGCCGCTCGTCTTCGGAGGTCACGACGACGAGTTGTCGGAGCTGTCGGAGGTCTTCGCGTCGCTCGATTTCGGCGAGAGCCAGTCGGTTCTCATCTCGGGACTCCGTGGCTCGGGCAAGACCTCGATGCTCGCGCGTCTCCAGGACGCCGCGCGAGACGAAGGCTGGCTCGTGATCAGCGACGATGCGAGTGCGGGCCTGATGGAGCGCGTGATGGAGACGACGATTCCGGCTCTGCTCGGCGGGCTCTCGCCGGACTCGCGGGCGCGCCTGACGGGTCTCGGCATCTGGAAACTCGATGCACAGTGGGAGTACGTCGACCGCCATCGGGAGATCAGGCCGCTCCTGCGTAGAGATCTCGTCGCGCTGTCCGAGATCCTGGCCGAGGAACGTCGACCCGCGGGAATCCTGATCACCATCGACGAGGTGTCCTCGGGCAAGGTCCGCCTCCGCGAGCTGTCTCGATTCGCCCTCGAGATCTCACACGCGATCGGCGAAGGAGCGAACATCATGGTGGCCTTCGCCGGTATCAAGATCGACCTCGACGCCCTGGTCGAGCAGGAGCACACCACGTTCCTCCGGCGCTCGCGCGAGCTGGACTTCCGTCGGCTCAGCCCGACCCAGACCCGGCACGTCCTGTCGGAGTCGATCCGGATCGGGGGCAAGACCATCGACGAGGCCGCCCTCGATCTTCTCGTCTCGGTGTCGCAGGGTTATCCGTATCTCGTCCAGCTCGCCGGCGACTATGCCTGGCGCAGCAGCGGGACCAATGCGGTGATCTCCGTCCACGATGCGGAGAGCGCGCACATCCGAGCCGTCGCCGCCGTCGAGCGGAGAGTCATCAGTCGCGTCTACCAGGATCTTTCGGAGAAGGATCAGGAATTCGTCGCCGCGATGGCCGTCGACGAGGGCCGGAGTCGGATCGCCGACATCGTGGATCGAATGGGCGTGTCTGCGCAGTACGTCCAGGTCTACAAGAAGCGCCTGATCGGAAGCGGATACGTCCAGTCGGACGGTCACGGTCACGTGATCTTCTCCCTGCCTTATCTCCGCGACTACATCCGATCGATGTCTCGCGAACGTGTCGACAGCCCCGTTTCCGACGACTTGGAGAACTACCCCCCGCGCCCTGTCACTGCCGACGACGGTCGCGAGGCCTAG
- a CDS encoding GMC family oxidoreductase — MNLDSMRSFGDDDVVDVVVIGTGAGGAPLLADLAGRGFRVVALEAGRNFDPQAFTQDETEATEIIWLEERLSDGADPTAFGANNSGQGVGGSMLHWGAFTPRPDPRDLRLRSTQGAGEDWPIEHDELTRYLERVERFVGVSGPADYPWDPARSYEMPPPARNASSDMMIRGCEARGIRATDAPAAVLTRDRHQDHVGTRPACANCGSCHQGCRSGAKVSMDTTYLPLAIASGAEIRPGSRVHGFEQDASGRVTAVLYLRDGVERRQRCRTVVLSAGGIETPRLLLHAGIANSSDQVGRNFMVHGATQVWGRFEEEMRSYRGYPSSIITEDFVRPDDADFVGGYLIQSLGAMPLTLATTMARSAGLWGQELVSALLSYRHLAGVGINAECLPDERNRLTLSDELDAHGMPKAHIAYTAGENEQRLEQHAIRTMTGIVEAAGATETMVLNRTAHTIGTARMGTDPARAVVDPDGRSHDVPNLWVSDNSTFPSSVIANPALTIMALSLRTAERIAASA, encoded by the coding sequence ATGAACCTCGACTCGATGCGGTCCTTCGGAGACGACGACGTCGTCGACGTCGTCGTGATCGGCACCGGAGCCGGTGGCGCACCGCTCCTGGCCGACCTCGCCGGGCGCGGCTTCCGCGTCGTGGCGCTGGAGGCGGGCCGGAACTTCGATCCCCAGGCGTTCACGCAGGACGAGACCGAAGCCACCGAGATCATCTGGCTGGAGGAGCGCCTCAGCGACGGCGCCGACCCGACGGCGTTCGGTGCGAACAACAGCGGGCAGGGCGTCGGCGGCTCGATGCTGCACTGGGGCGCCTTCACCCCGAGGCCCGATCCGCGTGACCTCCGCCTCCGCTCCACGCAGGGCGCGGGCGAGGACTGGCCGATCGAGCACGACGAGCTGACCCGCTACCTCGAGCGCGTCGAGCGGTTCGTCGGGGTCTCGGGGCCGGCCGACTACCCCTGGGATCCCGCGCGCTCCTACGAGATGCCTCCGCCCGCCCGCAACGCGTCGTCCGACATGATGATCCGCGGCTGCGAAGCCCGGGGCATCCGCGCGACCGACGCACCAGCCGCGGTGCTCACGCGCGACCGGCACCAGGACCACGTCGGCACCCGCCCCGCCTGCGCCAACTGCGGCAGCTGCCACCAGGGCTGCCGGAGCGGCGCCAAGGTCAGCATGGACACCACCTACCTGCCCCTGGCCATCGCCTCGGGTGCGGAGATCCGCCCCGGCTCGCGCGTGCACGGCTTCGAGCAGGACGCGTCGGGTCGCGTCACCGCGGTCCTCTACCTCCGCGACGGGGTCGAGCGACGTCAGCGCTGCCGGACCGTCGTCCTGTCCGCGGGCGGCATCGAGACGCCCCGACTCCTGCTGCACGCCGGGATCGCCAACAGCAGCGACCAGGTCGGCCGGAACTTCATGGTCCACGGCGCGACGCAGGTCTGGGGTCGCTTCGAGGAGGAGATGCGGAGCTACCGCGGCTACCCGTCGTCGATCATCACGGAGGATTTCGTCCGCCCCGACGACGCCGACTTCGTGGGCGGCTACCTCATCCAGAGCCTCGGGGCGATGCCGCTCACCCTCGCGACGACGATGGCGCGGAGCGCCGGCCTCTGGGGGCAGGAGCTCGTGTCCGCCCTGCTGTCGTACCGCCACCTCGCCGGCGTCGGCATCAACGCCGAGTGCCTGCCCGACGAACGGAACCGGCTCACGCTCTCCGACGAGCTCGACGCCCACGGGATGCCCAAGGCGCACATCGCGTACACGGCCGGTGAGAACGAGCAGCGGCTGGAGCAGCACGCCATCCGCACGATGACCGGCATCGTCGAAGCGGCAGGAGCCACGGAGACGATGGTCCTCAACCGCACCGCTCACACCATCGGCACCGCCCGCATGGGGACGGACCCCGCCCGGGCCGTCGTCGACCCCGACGGTCGGAGCCACGACGTGCCGAACCTCTGGGTCAGCGACAACTCGACGTTCCCGAGCTCCGTCATCGCGAACCCGGCGCTCACGATCATGGCGCTTTCGCTGCGCACCGCCGAGCGGATCGCCGCGAGCGCCTGA
- the nucS gene encoding endonuclease NucS, translating into MRLVIARCSVDYAGRLSAHLPLATRLLMVKSDGSLLVHSDGGSYKPLNWMSPPCTLSTLEPDDDQREAGVVELWKVTQAKTADILVVSIHEILHDSAHELGVDPGLVKDGVEAHLQKLMAEQIEVLGEGHTLVRREYMTAIGPVDILARDSAGAAVAVEIKRRGDIDGVEQLTRYLELMNRDPHLKPVAGVFAAQEIKPQARTLAEDRGIRCVVLDYDAMRGMDDGHSRLF; encoded by the coding sequence GTGCGTCTCGTCATTGCTCGCTGTTCGGTGGACTACGCCGGCCGCCTCTCCGCCCACCTCCCGCTCGCGACCCGTCTGCTGATGGTCAAGAGCGACGGCAGCCTCCTCGTCCACTCCGACGGCGGCAGCTACAAGCCGCTCAACTGGATGAGCCCCCCGTGCACCCTCTCGACCCTCGAGCCGGACGACGACCAGCGCGAGGCCGGCGTGGTGGAGCTCTGGAAGGTGACCCAGGCGAAGACGGCCGACATCCTCGTGGTGTCGATCCACGAGATCCTGCACGATTCCGCCCACGAGCTGGGTGTCGATCCGGGGCTCGTGAAAGACGGCGTGGAGGCCCACCTGCAGAAGCTCATGGCGGAGCAGATCGAGGTGCTCGGCGAGGGTCACACCCTGGTCCGACGCGAGTACATGACGGCGATCGGTCCCGTCGACATCCTGGCCCGGGATTCCGCAGGAGCCGCGGTGGCGGTCGAGATCAAGAGGCGCGGCGACATCGACGGGGTCGAGCAGCTCACCCGCTACCTCGAGCTCATGAACCGCGACCCGCACCTCAAACCGGTGGCCGGGGTCTTCGCCGCGCAGGAGATCAAGCCGCAGGCCCGCACGCTGGCCGAGGATCGCGGGATCCGCTGCGTCGTCCTCGACTACGACGCGATGCGCGGGATGGACGACGGGCACTCCCGCCTCTTCTAG
- a CDS encoding alpha/beta hydrolase yields MTDSERPAVFLLPGLGLSARAFDRLGDALGDTFDTVALDLPGFGDAPASSGTSVDDMVGHVIRAIRRHAPTHWILVGHSMGGKMATLVAARALAGERGVFGLAGVVLLAGSPPTPEPMDDDRRAEMISWAADGPLDAEAARTFVDGNVGAPLDAEADALVVADVRRSSPEAWTAWLERGSREDRSGDVGILPVPALIVAGGSDGDLGLEAQRSLNGPVYPRAEFLTLDGAGHLLMLERTDEVAEAIRRFWHDTAGTGPVVPADVARTMASGRTSSRTRGILAGRALADDPAYRPRVLDDVQLATLRAVADRTVPQPGESIDLAARLDTGLADGATDGWRNVALPTDVEAYRLALDALADFPSLDPDAQDARLAAVVDETFEPPTATLTAAQLALWFEDCRVDLVRLWLAHPATQALIGFDGFANGGDLVRIQGFLRLGADEKESWEPRMGSTR; encoded by the coding sequence GTGACCGATTCCGAACGCCCCGCGGTGTTCCTCCTGCCCGGCCTCGGCCTGAGCGCCCGGGCCTTCGACCGACTCGGAGACGCCCTCGGCGACACCTTCGACACGGTCGCGCTCGACCTGCCCGGCTTCGGCGACGCCCCGGCATCGTCGGGCACCTCCGTCGACGACATGGTCGGGCACGTGATCCGGGCCATCCGTCGCCACGCTCCGACCCACTGGATCCTCGTCGGGCACAGCATGGGCGGGAAGATGGCCACCCTCGTGGCGGCGCGTGCGCTGGCCGGCGAGCGCGGCGTGTTCGGCCTCGCGGGCGTCGTCCTGCTCGCGGGATCGCCTCCGACCCCCGAGCCCATGGACGACGACCGCCGCGCCGAGATGATCTCCTGGGCCGCCGACGGGCCGCTCGACGCAGAGGCCGCTCGGACGTTCGTCGACGGCAACGTCGGCGCTCCCCTCGACGCCGAGGCCGACGCGCTCGTCGTCGCCGACGTCCGCCGCTCCTCCCCCGAGGCCTGGACCGCGTGGCTCGAGCGCGGCAGCCGCGAGGACCGCTCCGGTGACGTCGGCATCCTGCCCGTGCCCGCGTTGATCGTCGCGGGCGGCTCCGACGGCGACCTCGGCCTGGAGGCGCAGCGCTCGCTCAACGGCCCGGTCTATCCGCGGGCGGAGTTCCTCACCCTCGACGGAGCGGGGCACCTCCTCATGCTGGAACGGACCGACGAGGTCGCCGAGGCCATCCGCCGGTTCTGGCACGACACCGCGGGCACCGGCCCGGTCGTCCCCGCCGACGTCGCGCGCACGATGGCCTCCGGCCGCACCTCCTCGCGGACCCGCGGCATCCTGGCCGGACGAGCTCTCGCCGACGACCCGGCGTACCGGCCGCGCGTCCTCGACGACGTTCAGCTCGCGACGCTCCGCGCCGTCGCCGACCGCACCGTGCCTCAGCCGGGCGAATCGATCGATCTCGCCGCCCGCCTCGACACCGGACTGGCCGACGGCGCGACCGACGGCTGGCGGAACGTAGCCCTGCCGACCGACGTCGAGGCCTACCGACTCGCCCTCGACGCCCTCGCCGACTTCCCGAGCCTCGACCCCGACGCGCAGGATGCCCGGCTCGCGGCCGTCGTCGACGAGACGTTCGAGCCGCCGACCGCCACGCTCACCGCGGCCCAGCTCGCCCTGTGGTTCGAGGACTGCCGGGTCGATCTCGTGCGGCTCTGGCTCGCGCATCCTGCGACCCAGGCCCTGATCGGCTTCGACGGCTTCGCGAACGGCGGGGACCTCGTGCGGATCCAGGGCTTCCTGAGGCTGGGCGCCGACGAGAAAGAGAGCTGGGAACCGCGGATGGGAAGCACACGATGA
- a CDS encoding MFS transporter, which translates to MATSSLDTRTYDGGLTRRDVVRWRNALFVVFGLSGLAVSTWLGRLPSIRDILHATTLEMGFLAGGISVGSIIGITLSSHIIASVGARRTALTMLGVLSVGLVVAGLSASLGAGFWAILIGMAVFGFGNGTLDVAMNVSGAAAERVLGRTVMPLFHASFSLGTMVGALVSAGAELLRVPVATHVALLAVIVAVSAVVFTRRFQSEELGHAGATDDEAPRESSWRSRLAIWTTPGTLLIGLVVLGMATTEGSANDWLALAMVDGHGVSNAAGTSIFFVFVTAMTIARVAGTPLIDRYGRVFMLRASAVAAIVGLLLVILSPVVWLAVVGVVFWGFGAALGFPVGLSAAADDSRNAAARVSAVATIGYVAFLAIPPLIGFLGERFGLLNALFAVFVLIVAAGLASGAAREPSRR; encoded by the coding sequence ATGGCGACCTCCTCTCTCGACACCCGCACCTACGACGGCGGGCTCACCCGACGAGACGTGGTCCGGTGGCGCAACGCCCTCTTCGTGGTCTTCGGCCTCTCGGGGCTCGCCGTCTCGACGTGGCTCGGCCGGCTGCCGTCGATCCGCGACATCCTGCACGCCACGACGCTCGAGATGGGATTCCTCGCGGGCGGGATAAGCGTGGGCTCGATCATCGGCATCACCCTGTCGAGCCACATCATCGCCTCGGTCGGCGCGCGCCGCACGGCTCTGACGATGCTCGGCGTCCTCTCGGTGGGCCTCGTCGTCGCCGGCCTGAGCGCCTCGCTGGGCGCCGGATTCTGGGCGATCCTCATCGGCATGGCCGTCTTCGGCTTCGGCAACGGCACGCTCGACGTCGCGATGAACGTCTCCGGGGCGGCTGCCGAGCGGGTTCTCGGGCGGACGGTCATGCCGCTGTTCCATGCGTCGTTCAGCCTCGGCACCATGGTGGGGGCCCTCGTCAGCGCAGGAGCCGAGCTCCTGCGCGTCCCCGTCGCGACCCACGTCGCCCTGCTCGCCGTCATCGTCGCCGTGTCCGCCGTCGTCTTCACGCGACGCTTCCAGTCGGAGGAGCTCGGACACGCCGGAGCCACGGACGACGAGGCTCCCCGCGAGAGCTCCTGGCGCTCGCGTCTCGCGATCTGGACCACGCCCGGCACCCTGCTGATCGGCCTCGTCGTGCTCGGCATGGCGACCACCGAGGGCTCGGCCAACGACTGGCTCGCCCTGGCCATGGTCGACGGGCACGGCGTCTCGAACGCCGCCGGCACCTCGATCTTCTTCGTCTTCGTCACCGCGATGACCATCGCCCGCGTCGCCGGGACCCCGCTCATCGACCGTTACGGCCGCGTGTTCATGCTCCGCGCCTCGGCCGTCGCCGCGATCGTGGGCCTGCTGCTCGTGATCCTGTCACCGGTCGTCTGGCTCGCCGTCGTCGGCGTCGTCTTCTGGGGCTTCGGTGCCGCGCTGGGCTTCCCCGTCGGACTCTCGGCGGCGGCGGACGACTCCCGCAACGCCGCGGCCCGCGTCAGCGCCGTGGCCACGATCGGCTACGTCGCGTTCCTCGCGATCCCGCCGCTGATCGGCTTCCTCGGCGAGCGCTTCGGCCTGCTCAACGCGCTCTTCGCCGTGTTCGTGCTCATCGTGGCCGCGGGCCTCGCCTCCGGTGCCGCGCGCGAGCCGTCGCGGCGCTAG
- a CDS encoding HAD hydrolase-like protein: protein MISDAPLPYSAVLFDLDGTIADSAPGITSTLAYTLETLGLPVPAPARLLEWVGPPLPESFTEKLGLTGPALDEAMQVYRARYLERGALDSRVFPGMEEVLRLVHEAGIPTSLATSKPERPATYMLDHFGLSRYLDVITGASDDEVRSAKKDVVEEALIRLAARGVDLSRPVLVGDRHHDVDGATAHGVPTIFVEWGYGGVEEQAGAVAVARDTDGLLDLLGLPAESGARAATT from the coding sequence ATGATTTCCGACGCCCCCCTCCCCTACTCGGCCGTTCTGTTCGACCTCGACGGCACGATCGCGGATTCCGCGCCGGGCATCACGTCGACGCTCGCCTACACGCTCGAGACGCTCGGCCTGCCGGTGCCCGCACCGGCGAGGCTCCTCGAATGGGTCGGGCCGCCGCTCCCCGAGAGCTTCACCGAGAAACTCGGCCTCACGGGGCCCGCCCTCGACGAGGCGATGCAGGTGTATCGCGCCCGCTACCTCGAGCGGGGAGCTCTCGACAGCCGCGTCTTCCCGGGGATGGAGGAGGTGCTCCGCCTGGTGCACGAGGCGGGCATCCCGACGTCGCTCGCCACCTCCAAGCCGGAGCGACCGGCGACCTACATGCTCGACCACTTCGGACTGTCCCGCTATCTCGACGTCATCACCGGCGCCAGCGACGACGAGGTGCGGAGTGCGAAGAAGGACGTCGTGGAGGAGGCGCTGATCCGCCTCGCGGCCCGCGGGGTGGACCTCTCCCGTCCGGTCCTCGTCGGCGATCGCCACCACGACGTCGACGGCGCCACGGCGCACGGGGTCCCGACGATCTTCGTCGAGTGGGGCTACGGCGGCGTCGAGGAGCAGGCCGGAGCAGTGGCTGTCGCGCGCGACACCGACGGCCTCCTCGACCTGCTCGGCCTCCCCGCCGAGAGCGGCGCCCGCGCGGCGACCACATGA
- a CDS encoding LacI family DNA-binding transcriptional regulator, whose product MAGSEQTTPVRPTLAAVARLAGVSPSTASLALNDSGPVADATRERVLRAAADLGYAGPDPRARSLRRGRSGIVGVVLEDTLRDAFRDPMNVLMLDGIADVTGAAGSSLLLLTETLGRPSALVDAPVDAVVLFGCSTRVDESVAIVRRRGIPVVAIEGRPVPGVLDIALDNREATATLARHLRDLGHSRVALVTLELDREPVAGPLTEARIEAAASFTALERIRGAQDVFPGVGGRSTLGSSIEEGRLAGLELLADPEGRPTAVIAQSDLLAAGVVRAATELGLGVPGDLSVVGFDGVRIDDPVADDLTTMVQPAIAKGQAAGRGVLALLTGAAPERVAFVSQFRRGSTTAPPPA is encoded by the coding sequence ATGGCAGGATCCGAGCAGACGACGCCCGTGCGTCCGACCCTCGCCGCGGTGGCGCGCCTGGCCGGCGTCTCCCCGTCCACGGCGTCGCTGGCCCTCAACGACTCCGGCCCCGTGGCCGACGCCACGCGCGAGCGGGTCCTGCGGGCGGCGGCCGACCTCGGCTACGCCGGCCCCGACCCGCGGGCCCGGTCGCTGCGTCGCGGCCGCTCCGGCATCGTCGGCGTCGTGCTCGAGGACACTCTCCGCGACGCCTTCCGCGACCCGATGAACGTGCTCATGCTCGACGGGATCGCCGACGTGACGGGGGCGGCCGGATCCTCGCTCCTGCTGCTCACCGAGACGCTCGGCCGGCCGTCCGCCCTCGTCGACGCGCCCGTCGACGCCGTGGTGCTCTTCGGCTGCAGCACGCGCGTCGACGAGTCGGTCGCGATCGTGCGGCGGCGCGGGATCCCCGTGGTGGCGATCGAGGGACGCCCCGTGCCCGGCGTGCTCGACATCGCCCTCGACAACCGGGAGGCGACCGCCACCCTGGCGAGGCACCTGCGCGACCTGGGGCACTCCCGGGTGGCGCTCGTGACGCTCGAGCTCGACCGGGAGCCCGTCGCCGGACCGCTGACCGAGGCCCGGATCGAGGCGGCCGCGTCGTTCACGGCCCTGGAGCGGATCCGCGGCGCGCAGGACGTCTTCCCCGGGGTCGGCGGCCGCTCGACCCTCGGCAGCAGCATCGAGGAGGGGCGCCTCGCGGGGCTCGAGCTCCTCGCCGACCCCGAAGGCAGGCCGACCGCCGTCATCGCGCAGAGCGACCTCCTCGCGGCGGGCGTCGTCCGGGCCGCGACCGAACTCGGGCTCGGCGTTCCGGGTGATCTCAGCGTGGTCGGCTTCGACGGCGTCCGCATCGACGACCCGGTGGCCGACGATCTCACGACGATGGTCCAGCCCGCCATCGCCAAGGGCCAGGCGGCAGGCCGCGGCGTCCTCGCTCTGCTCACAGGAGCCGCGCCCGAGCGGGTCGCATTCGTCTCGCAGTTCCGGCGCGGCTCCACGACGGCGCCCCCGCCGGCCTGA
- a CDS encoding MATE family efflux transporter, which translates to MSATRALDRDIARLAVPALGALIAEPLFLLTDTALVGHLGAAPLAGLGVASVILQTAVGLLIFLAYATTPTVARRLGAGDRPGALRAGIDGLWFALGVGVVLAGVGLATARPLVDAFDTSRRVADAATTYLTISVLGLPAMLVVIAATGLLRGLQDTRTPLVVATVGFAANALLNAVFLYGFGWGIAGSAWGTVTAQAGMAAVYAVIAVRAARAAGVPLRPGLDGVGRTASSGAWLLLRNACLRAAMLATVSAAATLGVRGLAAVQIALTLFSALAFALDALAIAGQALVGHALGAGDRERVRRVTRRLLLWGVAGGAVLGLLLAAVSGVLAPVFTTDAEVARLLPGLLLAMSAGIPVAGFVFVLDGVLLGAGDARYLGLTGLVNVAVYLPLLAWSLGARGDGAPVALWFAFGLGYIGARAVTLGLRAAGSRWVVTGAR; encoded by the coding sequence CTGAGCGCCACGCGAGCGCTCGATCGCGACATCGCTCGCCTCGCCGTACCGGCGCTCGGCGCGCTGATCGCCGAGCCGCTCTTCCTCCTCACCGACACCGCCCTCGTCGGCCACCTCGGGGCCGCTCCCCTCGCGGGGCTGGGCGTGGCGAGCGTCATCCTGCAGACGGCCGTGGGGCTCCTGATCTTCCTGGCCTACGCGACGACACCGACGGTCGCGCGGCGGCTCGGAGCGGGCGACCGGCCGGGCGCGCTGCGGGCCGGCATCGACGGCCTCTGGTTCGCGCTCGGCGTCGGCGTCGTCCTGGCGGGCGTCGGCCTCGCGACGGCGCGGCCGCTCGTCGACGCCTTCGACACGTCCCGAAGAGTCGCCGACGCCGCCACGACGTACCTGACGATCTCGGTGCTCGGCCTTCCCGCCATGCTCGTCGTCATCGCGGCGACGGGGCTCCTGCGCGGCCTCCAGGACACCCGGACGCCGCTCGTCGTCGCGACCGTCGGCTTCGCGGCGAACGCGCTGCTCAACGCGGTGTTCCTCTACGGCTTCGGCTGGGGCATCGCAGGATCCGCGTGGGGCACCGTCACCGCGCAGGCCGGCATGGCCGCGGTCTACGCGGTCATCGCGGTGCGCGCCGCCCGGGCGGCGGGCGTCCCCCTCCGGCCGGGGCTCGACGGCGTCGGACGCACGGCCTCGTCGGGCGCGTGGCTCCTGCTGCGGAACGCCTGCCTCCGGGCGGCCATGCTCGCGACCGTCTCGGCCGCGGCGACCCTCGGCGTCCGCGGCCTCGCCGCCGTGCAGATCGCGTTGACGCTCTTCTCGGCGCTCGCCTTCGCCCTGGACGCCCTGGCCATCGCGGGTCAGGCGCTCGTCGGGCACGCGCTGGGGGCGGGCGACCGCGAGCGCGTGCGGCGCGTGACACGCCGGCTGCTGCTCTGGGGGGTCGCGGGAGGCGCGGTGCTGGGCCTCCTGCTGGCCGCCGTCTCGGGGGTGCTCGCGCCCGTCTTCACGACCGACGCCGAGGTGGCGCGGCTCCTGCCCGGGCTGCTCCTGGCGATGAGCGCCGGGATCCCCGTGGCCGGCTTCGTGTTCGTGCTCGACGGGGTGCTGCTCGGGGCCGGGGATGCCCGGTATCTCGGGCTCACCGGCCTCGTCAACGTGGCGGTCTACCTGCCGCTGCTCGCGTGGTCGCTCGGCGCGAGGGGCGACGGCGCCCCGGTCGCACTCTGGTTCGCCTTCGGCCTGGGCTACATCGGCGCGCGGGCGGTGACGCTCGGTCTGCGGGCCGCGGGATCGCGCTGGGTCGTGACGGGCGCGCGCTAG